Proteins from a single region of Gossypium arboreum isolate Shixiya-1 chromosome 1, ASM2569848v2, whole genome shotgun sequence:
- the LOC108462742 gene encoding uncharacterized protein LOC108462742, with protein sequence MATSGFSPAAPPVFNGEGYHIWVVKMKTYLQAFGLWKVINSNVEPAPLRANPTVAQIRQHSDEKTKRHKAMSCIQNSVSDMIFTRIMACETLKQACDKLKEEFQGTERIKQQLLLNLRREFENLKMKEEKTIKQYSDRIMAVVNSIRLLGEQFSEARIVSVFSL encoded by the coding sequence ATGGCTACATCAGGCTTCTCACCAGCTGCACCACCAGTGTTCAATGGAGAAGGCTATCACATATGGGTGGTTAAAATGAAGACCTACCTACAGGCATTCGGCCTATGGAAGGTTATCAACTCAAATGTTGAACCAGCACCTCTAAGAGCCAACCCAACAGTGGCTCAAATCAGACAACACTCTGATGAAAAAACTAAGAGACACAAGGCCATGTCTTGCATCCAAAATAGTGTGTCAGATATGATCTTCACAAGGATTATGGCTTGTGAGACTCTAAAGCAAGCCTGTGACAAGCTCAAGGAGGAGTTCCAAGGTACTGAGAGGATAAAACAGCAGCTGTTGTTGAATCTGAGAAGGGAGTTCGAGAACTTGAAGATGAAAGAGGAAAAAACTATAAAACAGTATTCAGATAGGATTATGGCTGTGGTAAATAGCATAAGATTGCTTGGAGAACAGTTTAGTGAGGCAAGGATAGTTTCAGTATTCTCTCTGTAA